A DNA window from Apium graveolens cultivar Ventura unplaced genomic scaffold, ASM990537v1 ctg2516, whole genome shotgun sequence contains the following coding sequences:
- the LOC141700566 gene encoding uncharacterized protein LOC141700566 — MSPHEPARAKPARVARQASSHSPHEPAQHARGCASRANVFLPALLSAMAATLHSDFCRLTLHLTPPPTSRLQWKMEQGRRSISSQGSTPSASMLPPRPGSTFNTEEGATSSRQSSHVWTYFSKEAMPDNPNRFKVHCLICVQNGRPQPPFSYARGTGTGTLSRHLENIHSITKASHESGEARRGPQQSQLGGFMTSTGGGGMPFSYSRDKMIQSFATFVTLDELPFSHGESDNLEYMMKTTINPAFRKIPRNTLKRHTITQYHCARAQLIEFFREFDGGFVN; from the exons ATGAGCCCGCACGAGCCCGCACGAGCCAAGCCCGCACGAGTCGCACGGCAAGCCAGCTCGCACAGCCCGCACGAGCCCGCACAGCACGCCCGCGGGTGTGCCTCACGCGCCAACGTCTTCCTCCCTGCTCTGCTTTCTGCCATGGCTGCAACGTTACACTCTGATTTCTGCAGGTTAACGTTACACCTGACTCCACCTCCAACTTCAAGGCTCCAATG GAAAATGGAACAGGGAAGAAGGAGCATTTCTTCTCAAGGTTCAACCCCATCGGCTTCGATGCTCCCGCCTCGACCCGGATCCACGTTTAATACCGAAGAAG GTGCTACGAGTTCGAGACAATCATCGCACGTGTGGACATATTTTTCGAAAGAAGCTATGCCGGATAATCCGAATAGATTTAAAGTACATTGTTTGATTTGTGTACAAAATGGTAGACCACAGCCACCATTTAGTTATGCTCGAGGGACCGGCACGGGAACACTAAGCCGACATTTGGAGAATATTCACTCTATTACGAAGGCGAGTCACGAAAGTGGAGAAGCACGAAGAGGTCCACAACAATCACAACTCGGTGGTTTTATGACATCAACGGGAGGTGGAGGTATGCCTTTTTCCTATAGTAGAGATAAAATGATACAAAGTTTTGCTACTTTTGTTACACTAGACGAGTTACCATTTTCTCACGGTGAGAGTGATAATTTAGAATATATGATGAAAACTACGATAAATCCGGCATTTAGAAAAATTCCTAGAAACACACTAAAACGGCACACAATAACACAATATCATTGCGCTAGAGCACAATTAATTGAATTTTTTCGAGAATTTGATGGTGGTTTCGTTAACTAG
- the LOC141700567 gene encoding uncharacterized protein LOC141700567, which translates to MGDLFMKLPAGFREKFMQQVVSRTSPVDAIRLSSVSKLFQSVADSDLVWDSFILTEHEPALSSDWDSRKAVFILLTVTPISFNQVSYFLDKWTGKRRLEMYNDNLSVTFLDSDYWNPPKIRLRLGHVVWLEIKGTVSTSKLSSNTTYTAYLRFTFTSVFYYGFHVPFETSVGITGEESINKFVYLDPIIAKSECQYLKRIDEPIDYLFEVELGDYFHNDGETRDLEITVREVKSGKPKCGIEIYGMELRPKRESINLYYKSFHLSHSYSETSNKRRDTEMSKEGEEGGDDTNLFSKLPEGFAQAFMEEVVSRTSPVDACRLSVVSKSFRSAAESDAVWERLLPNDYQQYLCRADFLPDISFASKKDLYLFLTGNPLIDANTESFFCLDKWTGKKCFTITTLSITLNPEGLWNPTYRETRFVEVFESHCEDWIEIHGKIRTSMLSPDTSYAAYLVYKWEYGLGYYFPGENRAPFEASAGSSEDESVKRVVYLDRIIGETGSQFPVERKDGCLEVELGEYFNKGGENKDLEISVIDVTDGLNKMGFIMQGIEIRPKHG; encoded by the exons ATGGGTGATTTGTTCATGAAATTACCTGCGGGTTTCAGGGAGAAATTCATGCAACAAGTTGTTTCACGTACGAGCCCTGTAGATGCCATTAGACTGTCTAGTGTGTCTAAATTGTTCCAGTCAGTTGCTGATTCCGACTTGGTTTGGGATTCTTTCATCCTTACTGAACATGAACCTGCTCTCAGTAGTGATTGGGATTCTAGAAAGGCTGTCTTTATTTTACTCACCGTGACCCCCATTTCCTTCAATCAAG TTTCTTATTTCTTAGACAAATGGACTGGGAAACGGCGGTTGGAGATGTATAATGACAATCTCTCTGTCACATTTCTCGACTCGGATTACTGGAATCCTCCTAAGATAAG GCTTAGGCTTGGTCACGTGGTATGGCTTGAAATTAAGGGGACCGTAAGCACTTCTAAGTTGTCATCTAATACAACTTACACCGCTTACCTTCGTTTTACTTTCACAAGTGTCTTTTATTATGGATTTCACGTACCCTTTGAGACTTCTGTTGGGATCACCGGGGAAGAAAGCATCAACAAATTTGTCTATTTGGACCCTATAATTGCCAAGTCTGAGTGCCAATATCTTAAGCGTATAGATGAACCAATAGATTATCTGTTCGAAGTTGAGTTAGGTGACTACTTCCACAATGACGGAGAGACCAGGGATCTGGAGATTACTGTTAGAGAAGTGAAAAGTGGAAAACCCAAATGTGGCATAGAGATCTATGGTATGGAGCTCCGACCCAAGCGAG AGAGTATTAACCTCTACTACAAGTCCTTTCACCTTTCTCATTCATATTCCGAGACGAGTAATAAAAGAAGAGATACAGAGATGTCAAAAGAAGGAGAAGAGggtggtgatgacactaatctaTTCAGCAAGTTACCCGAAGGGTTTGCACAAGCATTTATGGAAGAAGTTGTGTCCCGTACAAGCCCTGTTGATGCGTGCAGGCTGTCAGTTGTGTCAAAAAGTTTTCGGTCAGCTGCAGAATCTGATGCAGTTTGGGAGAGACTTTTACCAAATGATTATCAACAATATTTGTGCCGCGCGGATTTCTTGCCTGATATTTCTTTTGCATCCAAGAAAGATTTGTATCTCTTTCTCACTGGTAATCCTCTCATTGATGCCAACACTGAG AGTTTTTTTTGCTTAGACAAGTGGACTGGGAAGAAGTGTTTCACGATAACTACTCTCTCAATTACACTGAATCCTGAAGGTCTTTGGAACCCTACATATCGTGAAACAAG ATTTGTCGAAGTATTTGAATCTCACTGTGAAGATTGGATAGAAATTCATGGAAAGATAAGGACTTCCATGTTGTCACCAGATACGAGTTATGCAGCTTATCTTGTATACAAATGGGAGTATGGTTTGGGATATTATTTTCCTGGAGAAAATCGAGCTCCTTTTGAAGCTTCTGCCGGGAGTAGTGAAGATGAAAGCGTCAAGCGGGTTGTTTATCTAGACCGTATAATTGGAGAAACTGGTAGTCAATTTCCAGTGGAGAGAAAAGACGGTTGCTTAGAAGTTGAGTTGGGAGAGTACTTCAACAAAGGAGGGGAAAACAAGGATTTGGAAATAAGTGTGATAGATGTGACAGATGGACTCAATAAGATGGGATTCATAATGCAGGGGATTGAGATTCGACCCAAGCATGGTTAA